ACAAGCTCGTCAAACTCATTTCGCAGTTGGCTAAACAGATAGACGAACGCGAGTCCGAGATGGAATCCTCTACCGAGCACAACGCAGAGTACAGGGAGATACAGACCATGTTCAGGGAGGCCAAGGCGACCGCCGAGGGCTTCCACACCGAAATGTCAAAGAACGCCGACCTCGCACAGTCCGCCCATGAGAAGATGATCGCACTGTACGATCAGGCTGACAGGCTCAGGAAGGAGGCCGACGCAGCCCAGGCGAAGCTGGTAGAGTATAAGCGCCTCGGCGACGAAGAGCACAGGATGCACATCGAGCTCGTAAGGTCCATACAGGACACCGACAGGGAAGCATCCGGCATCAGGAACCGCAAGTCCAATGCCCGTAAGAAGAAAGTCGAAGCCGATAATAAGAAAGAGGCCAAGGAAATCTTCGAGCGGTTCAAGAACGGGGACAAGCTCAGCACGGAGGACCTCATGGCCCTCCAGAGATCCGGCTACCTCTGAAAACATCTGCCTGCGGACATCCGCAGGCAATAAAAACCACTTATCGTATTTTACAAATATTTATATAGCACCGGAACCAATCAAGCTATACGGGGATCAGGTCAGTTCTGTAGAGTGCATCCCATCCCTTCTGACCGGCTGGCCTCTTCCCGCACTTTTAATTTTAATTCTCTGGAAATCTATAATATATCTAAGCCCATTTAGGACTCGTTCCCATGGTTCTGGAAGGTCTAGGTAAGTCGCTGAGGAACGTCCTCGGCAAGATAAGCATCGCGTCTTCTGTAGATGACGAACTGATAAAGGAGATTTCCAAAGACCTACAGCGTGCGCTCCTGCAGGCAGACGTCAATGTGCAGCTCGTGCTGCAACTGACCGCCAAAGTTCAGGAACGCGCGCTGAACGAGAAGCCGCCGGCGGGGAAGAGCCCTAAAGAGCATGTCATCAGCATAATCTACGACGAACTGGTCTCTTTGCTCGACAACGGCGAGGGGCTGCATCTCAAACCGCAGAAGATAATGATGGTCGGCCTGTACGGACAGGGTAAGACGACCACCTGCGGCAAACTAGCCAATTATTTCATCAAAAAAGGTTTCACGGTCGGCCTGATAGGTGCCGACGTCTACCGTCCGGCAGCCTTGGACCAGCTGAGCCAGCTCGGCCAAAAGGTAGGTGCCGAAGTATACGGGGAGCCCGGCGAGAAGAACGCTGCTAAAATCGTCAAGAACGGGATGGTCGCCTTCAAGGACAAGAAGATCGTCATCGTGGATACATCGGGGCGCCACGCGCTCGAGGACGACCTCATACAGGAACTGAAGGACATCGATGCGGCCGCGAAGCCCGACGAGAGGGTCCTTGTTCTGGATTCACAGGTAGGACAGCAGGCAGGCCCACAGGCAGAGGCGTTCCATGCGGCCGTCGGAGTGACCGGGGTCATACTGACCAAGATGGACGGAACGGCCAAGGGAGGCGGCGCGCTTTCGGCCGTGTCCAAAACCGACGCCAGGATAGTATTTATCGGTACGGGGGAGCACATACGCGACCTGGAACCGTTCGACGCGAACAGATTCATCTCCAGGCTTCTGGGGATGGGGGACCTGTCTTATCTGGTCCAGATCGCGAAGGACGAGTTCGGCGGTGACGAGTCGGTGGAACAGGCCAGCAAGAACATGCTGTCCGGAAAGTTCACACTTGTCGACATGTATCAGCAGATGGCCGCCGTGACTAAGATGGGGCCTTTGCAGAAGGTCATGTCGATGCTGCCGGGCATGAGCAACATGGAAGATAAGATCGATTACGAAGAGTCGCAGAAACGACTCGCTCAGTTCAGGGTGATCATGGACTCCATGACCCTTCAGGAGAAAGAGCAGCCCGCAATCATCAAGGGAAAGCGCATAGACAGGATAGCGGCCGGTGCCGGGGTCGAGCCCAGAGACGTCCGTCTGCTTCTGAAACAGTACAATCAGAGCAGAAAGATGATGGGAACCATCGGAAAGGACCGCAAGATGCGTAAAAAGCTGATGAAGCAGTTCGGCGACATGGATGCCGACATGGGGCAGTGATCGTATGCGTTATTTCGTCGTTACGGGGCATCGAGCATACAGCACTCCCGATTTCAAGCTTGACGACATATGCGGGGGCGCCGGAAGACTGGATGTCCTTGTCAGATGCGTCACGTCGGCGTTTTTTCTCAGTCACGATATAAGAAAGGACACAGAGGTTTACCTGATCCTCGAGGGAGGGGGCGACGCACCGAAGACCGTGCGTTTCTCAGGGGAGGAGATAAGGTATCTCAACCCGGACGAGAGGAGCACGGCGTCCCTAATCCGGAACGCGCTGCTTAAGAAGGTCCCGCAGGAGGGAGAGAAAAGGTCTTCTCCCGGCGTGTACATATCCAGGATGTCGTTCGAAGACGTTATATCGTTCCTTTCGGAGAAGGGCGAGCTCGTCTATCTCAAGGAGGACGGCACCGACGTCCGCGATTTCACATTCCCTGAAAACCCGATATTCGTGCTAGGGGACGACAAGGACCTGACCGAAGAAGAAGAATCGTTCCTTCTGGAGCGTTCGCCGGCAAAGATATGCCTGGGGCCCCGCAGCCTCCATGCCAACCAGTGCGTGGTCGTCGTCCAGAACGAGATGGATCGAGCAGAGTGAACCTTTATTATCTGAACCTGGATGACACATCATGGCCGAAGGCGAGAGGATACCGCAGCACAGGCACTGCATCAATTGTGGAAAGGCGTTCGTCGGTGTAGGGAACTACTGCGGCAACGAATGCAGGGATACCTCCGGCAAAGACGTCAAGAAGAAACTGAAGATATACGTCGCTGTGCTGGCCGTCATCATGGTCGCCACTATCGCGATAATCATCAGCGGGATCTGATCATGCGCTCTGCGGTTGCCGGAACATTCGATATTCTGCATGACGGGCACCGCGCTCTGCTCAGGCGAGCCTTCGAGATCGGAGACGCGGTCGCAGTCGGTATAACGTCGGACGAAATGGCCGCCAAGGGCAGAAAGATTATTCTTCCGCTGGAACTCAGGATATCTGCGCTCAGGGCGTTCCTTGCTGGAACTTCCAAGCCGTGGGAGATCTTTATCATCGACGATATCTACGGCCCGAAGGAAATGATGGACCTGGTTGATGTGCTTGTTCTGACCGAGGAGACTCTTTCCAATGGCAAGAAGATCAACGATGATCGCAGATCCCGCGGGGTGCGGCCACTGGAGTTCTCGGTAGTGCAGCTGGTCATGGCGGACGACGGGGCTAAGATATCTTCCAGTGCTATTTTAGAAGGAAGATATGGTAAAAACGGGGTCAGCAATGTGCCGGATATTGCAGTCGGATCGCTGAATCCCGTAAAGATAGAGGCCGTAAGGAGCGTGCTCGAGAAGATATACGGCAGTGTCAGGATAACTGCCGCAGATGTCGACAGCGGCGTTCCGGAACAGCCGTTCGAGTCCGACGTCAGGAAAGGGGCCATCAACAGGGCCCGCAATGCGCTGGGAGACCACACTATGGCATTCGGCATCGAAGCAGGGGTCTTCGAGAGGGAGGAGGGTCTGTTCGACATCCAATACTGCGCCGTGCTCGACAGGAATGGCACGCTCACTGTAGGCATGGGGCCC
The DNA window shown above is from Methanomassiliicoccaceae archaeon and carries:
- a CDS encoding signal recognition particle protein Srp54, with protein sequence MVLEGLGKSLRNVLGKISIASSVDDELIKEISKDLQRALLQADVNVQLVLQLTAKVQERALNEKPPAGKSPKEHVISIIYDELVSLLDNGEGLHLKPQKIMMVGLYGQGKTTTCGKLANYFIKKGFTVGLIGADVYRPAALDQLSQLGQKVGAEVYGEPGEKNAAKIVKNGMVAFKDKKIVIVDTSGRHALEDDLIQELKDIDAAAKPDERVLVLDSQVGQQAGPQAEAFHAAVGVTGVILTKMDGTAKGGGALSAVSKTDARIVFIGTGEHIRDLEPFDANRFISRLLGMGDLSYLVQIAKDEFGGDESVEQASKNMLSGKFTLVDMYQQMAAVTKMGPLQKVMSMLPGMSNMEDKIDYEESQKRLAQFRVIMDSMTLQEKEQPAIIKGKRIDRIAAGAGVEPRDVRLLLKQYNQSRKMMGTIGKDRKMRKKLMKQFGDMDADMGQ
- the trmY gene encoding tRNA (pseudouridine(54)-N(1))-methyltransferase TrmY; translated protein: MRYFVVTGHRAYSTPDFKLDDICGGAGRLDVLVRCVTSAFFLSHDIRKDTEVYLILEGGGDAPKTVRFSGEEIRYLNPDERSTASLIRNALLKKVPQEGEKRSSPGVYISRMSFEDVISFLSEKGELVYLKEDGTDVRDFTFPENPIFVLGDDKDLTEEEESFLLERSPAKICLGPRSLHANQCVVVVQNEMDRAE
- a CDS encoding DUF2116 family Zn-ribbon domain-containing protein, with the protein product MAEGERIPQHRHCINCGKAFVGVGNYCGNECRDTSGKDVKKKLKIYVAVLAVIMVATIAIIISGI
- the yjjX gene encoding inosine/xanthosine triphosphatase, which gives rise to MRSAVAGTFDILHDGHRALLRRAFEIGDAVAVGITSDEMAAKGRKIILPLELRISALRAFLAGTSKPWEIFIIDDIYGPKEMMDLVDVLVLTEETLSNGKKINDDRRSRGVRPLEFSVVQLVMADDGAKISSSAILEGRYGKNGVSNVPDIAVGSLNPVKIEAVRSVLEKIYGSVRITAADVDSGVPEQPFESDVRKGAINRARNALGDHTMAFGIEAGVFEREEGLFDIQYCAVLDRNGTLTVGMGPGFTYPDDIADLVRNGFTVAEAIAELYGNKGVGKRQGAIGMLSNGLLDRKTLTEQSVIAAMVPRISSDLGY